The Alnus glutinosa chromosome 7, dhAlnGlut1.1, whole genome shotgun sequence genome includes a region encoding these proteins:
- the LOC133874145 gene encoding probable methyltransferase PMT7, translated as MGGYSLGSALNWRSGQMIMVALLLLFGAFYAGTLLGNKAPFYVSQLSSNSSSSSSSIGSSMFTNKVTLTYRKTTLLIPETGMNVCPWTFNEYIPCHDVSYVKNLIPNLDVSRREELERHCPPFEKRLFCLIPPPQDYKIPIRWPTSRDYVWRSNVNHTRLADVKGGQNWVHEMNQLWWFPGGGTHFKHGAAEYIRRLGSMITSDTGDLRSAGIVQVLDVGCGVASFSAYLLLLDIQTMSFAPKDGHENQIQFALERGLGAMISAIATKQLPYPSSSFEMVHCSRCRVDWHENDGILLKEVNRLLRSNGYFVYSAPPAYKTDKDYPLIWNKLVNLTSAMCWKLIARKVQTAIWIKPENQSCLLDNAEQKRLDICDAVDDSKPSWNTPLRNCIQVRSAQTNFRKLRTRVDRLSVYSESLGRIDISEKEFTLDSLFWQDQVRLYWRLMNISKTEIRNVMDMNAFCGGFAVALNTFPVWVMNVVPVNMKNTLSAIYDRGLTGAFHDWCEPFSTYPRTYDLLHADHLFSHYENRGEGCLLEDIMLEMDRMIRPQGFIIIRDEESITSRVRDIATKFLWEVKSHLSENKEKKMESLLICRKRFWAIV; from the exons ATGGGTGGGTATTCGTTGGGTTCGGCGTTAAATTGGAGATCAGGGCAGATGATAATGGTGGCTCTGCTATTATTGTTTGGGGCCTTCTACGCTGGCACCCTCTTGGGCAACAAGGCCCCCTTTTACGTCTCCCAGCTCTCCTCCaattcgtcttcttcttcttcatccattg GTAGTTCTATGTTTACAAACAAAGTTACTCTTACTTACAGAAAAACAACACTTTTGATCCCTGAAACTGGGATGAATGTTTGCCCATGGACATTCAATGAGTACATCCCTTGCCATGATGTTTCTTATGTAAAGAATTTGATCCCTAACTTGGATGTTTCTAGAAGAGAAGAACTAGAGAGGCATTGCCCGCCATTTGAGAAGCGCTTGTTTTGCTTGATTCCACCGCCACAAGATTATAAGATACCAATAAGATGGCCAACCAGCAGGGATTATGTCTGGCGAAGCAATGTGAATCATACACGTCTTGCTGACGTCAAAGGAGGACAAAATTGGGTGCATGAGATGAATCAGCTATGGTGGTTCCCTGGTGGTGGTACGCATTTCAAACATGGGGCGGCAGAGTATATTCGAAG GCTAGGGAGTATGATTACAAGTGACACAGGTGATCTGCGTTCTGCAGGCATCGTTCAAGTTTTGGATGTTGGTTGTGGGGTTGCCAGCTTCTCTGCTTACCTCCTTCTCTTGGATATACAAACAATGTCCTTTGCTCCCAAAGATGGCCATGAGAATCAGATTCAGTTTGCGTTAGAGCGAGGACTTGGTGCAATGATCTCTGCTATAGCCACAAAACAACTACCATACCCCAGTAGCTCCTTTGAGATGGTTCACTGCTCAAGGTGTCGTGTTGATTGGCATGAGAATG ATGGTATTTTACTCAAAGAAGTGAATCGCCTTCTGCGATCTAATGGGTACTTTGTCTATTCGGCTCCACCTGCCTACAAAACGGATAAAGATTATCCATTGATCTGGAATAAGCTTGTAAATCTGACTTCAGCAATGTGCTGGAAACTCATTGCTCGAAAAGTTCAGACAGCAATATGGATTAAACCAGAAAATCAGTCATGCCTTCTCGACAATGCAGAGCAGAAGCGTTTGGACATATGTGATGCTGTTGACGATTCTAAACCATCATGGAATACACCCCTTAGGAACTGTATACAAGTGAGAAGTGCACAAACAAATTTTCGGAAACTCCGTACTAGGGTAGATCGTCTTTCGGTTTATTCGGAGAGTCTTGGAAGAATAG ATATTAGTGAAAAGGAATTTACTTTAGACTCTCTGTTCTGGCAAGATCAAGTTCGCCTTTACTGGAGGTTGATGAATATCAGTAAAACAGAAATTAGAAATGTCATGGACATGAATGCTTTCTGTGGTGGATTTGCTGTGGCTTTGAATACGTTTCCCGTCTGGGTAATGAATGTAGTTCCTGTAAACATGAAGAATACCTTGTCTGCTATTTATGACCGAGGACTAACTGGTGCTTTCCATGATTG GTGTGAACCGTTCTCAACTTATCCACGTACATATGATCTGTTGCATGCTGACCATCTTTTCTCTCACTATGAAAACCGTGGAGAAGGTTGCTTATTGGAGGATATCATGCTGGAGATGGACCGTATGATACGACCCCAG GGATTTATCATTATTAGAGATGAGGAATCTATAACATCAAGGGTCCGAGATATTGCTACCAAATTTCTATGGGAGGTTAAATCGCATTTgtcagaaaacaaagaaaagaagatggaATCTTTGTTAATTTGCAGAAAGAGGTTTTGGGCAATTGTCTGA
- the LOC133873627 gene encoding pentatricopeptide repeat-containing protein At4g35130, chloroplastic-like, with amino-acid sequence MSLYAQFKDFQSVVHVVNTLEVPHTMTWNVTIKSHVNSGSFDSAFLLYKTMRGLGVAHDSFTFPIVNQAVSALQSDVIYGEMVHCVSIKMGLGFDVYFCNTMIEVYVKCGYVGYALKLFDQMSHRDLVSWTSVISGYVGEGNISGAFDLLQEMRVEFEPNAVTMMVMLQGCCASESLIQGRQLHGYTIKNGLLIDGPVQNSVLRMYTKTGSVEEVESFFSEIDRRDNVSWNILIPFYSLEGDIANLVNRLNKMQGISALSIESLTLLISAFAKSSDLFQGEQIHCLAIKTGFHDDVLLTTLLDFYAKCGKIEISTELFREILHKNNVTCGAMMSGFIQNGYIKDAINLFHQMQAANVEPGAEILRSILDAYTHLGALKLGKAIHGYFIRNLFYRSNEETAHLETSILNMYIRCGGISSARVCFSNILVKDLVTWTTMIEGFGTHGLGFEALELFGLMLEERIKPNSVTFLSLLSACSHSGLIREGCEVYFVMKWKFGIEPELDHCTCMVDLLGRHGKLKEALAIILKMVIFPDSRIWGALLAASKIHGETKLGKYTAARLLDLEPDNVGYHTLLSNVQASVGQWDEVAEVRRVMNEEDLKKKPGWSCIEAKGMIHGFVSADRSHRQVEEIYDALRCLSRMIQEFG; translated from the coding sequence ATGAGCTTGTATGCCCAGTTTAAAGATTTTCAGAGCGTCGTTCATGTTGTGAACACGTTAGAGGTACCTCATACTATGACATGGAATGTAACAATCAAATCCCACGTTAATTCGGGATCTTTTGATTCGGCTTTCTTGTTGTATAAAACAATGAGAGGATTGGGTGTTGCTCATGATAGTTTTACGTTTCCGATAGTAAACCAAGCTGTTTCAGCGCTTCAGAGTGATGTAATATATGGAGAGATGGTGCATTGTGTCTCAATAAAGATGGGTTTGGGATTTGATGTATATTTTTGCAATACGATGATTGAGGTTTACGTGAAATGCGGGTATGTAGGTTATGCCCTTAAATTGTTTGATCAGATGTCGCATAGAGATTTGGTTTCTTGGACGTCAGTTATTTCAGGGTATGTTGGTGAAGGAAACATTAGTGGTGCTTTTGATTTGCTCCAGGAAATGAGGGTAGAGTTTGAACCCAATGCAGTGACTATGATGGTAATGTTGCAGGGGTGTTGCGCCAGTGAAAGTTTGATCCAGGGGAGGCAACTTCATGGTTATACAATCAAGAACGGGTTATTAATAGATGGGCCTGTACAAAATTCAGTTTTGAGAATGTATACTAAGACGGGTAGTGTTGAGGAAGTTGAAAGTTTTTTCAGTGAGATTGACAGAAGGGATAATGTTTCCTGGAATATTTTGATTCCCTTTTATTCCTTGGAAGGAGATATTGCAAACTTAGTGAATAGGCTGAATAAAATGCAGGGCATATCAGCACTCAGCATTGAGAGTTTAACGTTACTAATATCGGCATTTGCAAAGTCTAGTGATCTTTTTCAAGGTGAACAGATACATTGTTTAGCTATAAAAACTGGTTTTCACGACGATGTTTTGCTGACTACTTTGCTGGATTTTTATGCTAAATGTGGAAAAATAGAGATATCAACTGAGTTGTTTAGAGAAATTCTTCATAAGAACAATGTTACATGCGGTGCTATGATGTCAGGTTTCATTCAAAATGGATATATCAAGGATGCCATAAATTTGTTCCATCAAATGCAAGCTGCAAATGTTGAACCTGGGGCTGAAATTTTAAGAAGCATTCTTGATGCCTATACCCATCTGGGAGCTTTGAAATTGGGGAAGGCAATCCATGGCTACTTTATTAGAAACTTGTTTTACAGATCTAATGAAGAAACTGCACACCTGGAAACCTCTATTTTAAACATGTACATAAGATGTGGAGGCATTTCTTCTGCTAGAGTGTGTTTTAGTAATATACTGGTCAAAGATTTAGTAACATGGACAACAATGATTGAAGGCTTTGGAACTCATGGGCTTGGTTTTGAAGCCCTAGAACTTTTTGGTCTAATGCTGGAGGAAAGAATAAAACCAAACAGTGTAACCTTCTTGAGCTTACTGTCTGCTTGTAGCCACTCCGGTCTTATTAGAGAAGGCTGTGAAGTTTATTTTGTCATGAAGTGGAAATTTGGTATTGAACCTGAGTTGGATCATTGCACTTGCATGGTGGATCTTTTGGGTCGACATGGAAAACTTAAAGAGGCCTTAGCCATAATACTGAAAATGGTGATTTTTCCTGACAGTAGGATTTGGGGTGCTCTTCTTGCGGCTTCCAAAATTCACGGAGAGACAAAACTTGGGAAGTATACAGCAGCAAGGCTTTTGGATCTGGAACCTGATAATGTTGGGTATCATACTCTTCTGAGCAATGTACAAGCTAGTGTTGGACAGTGGGATGAAGTTGCAGAAGTCAGGAGAGTTATGAATGAGGAGGATCTGAAGAAGAAACCAGGGTGGAGTTGCATTGAGGCAAAAGGGATGAttcatggatttgtttctgCAGATAGATCACACCGTCAAGTAGAGGAGATTTACGATGCATTGCGGTGTCTAAGTAGGATGATTCAGGAATTTGGATAG